The genomic region AGAGCGAGACGAAATATCACGCGGAGCAAGGTTGCCATAGCTCGGATATTTCCTTTCCAAATAATAATCTCGATCCTCTTCAGCGATGTCACGGGGATCTTTCTTGGCGTCTTCAGCTTTCTTAGGAACCCAAACGCGTCCATCATTGCGCAATGACTCTGACATCAAGGTCAACTTGGATTGATAATCACCTGAGACAGGAATGCATGTTGGGTGAATTTGCGCATAACAGGGATTAGCGAATAAAGCTCCCCGTTTGTGGGCACGCCAGGCTGCTGTTACATTGCAACCGATTGCGTTAGTTGAGAGATACCAGCAGTTGCCATAACCACCTGTGCAAAGCACTACCGCATTAGCTACGTGAGTGCTGATCTCACCCGTCACCATATTCCGAACAACAATACCCTTGGCCTTTCCATCTACTAGAACGACATCCAGCATTTCTGTGCGCTCATACATTTTTACTGAGCCTAAGCCAATCTGCCGTGATAAAGCCTGGTAAGCTCCTAATAGTAATTGTTGTCCTGTTTGACCTCTCGCATAAAAAGTTCGAGAAACCTGGGCACCTCCAAAAGAACGGTTCGCCAGAGTCCCACCATATTCTCTTGCAAAAGGAACGCCTTGGGCTGCGCATTGATCAATGATGTTGGTGCTTACCTCCGCTAAACGATGCACATTTGCTTCCCTGGCTCGGAAATCACCACCCTTAATCGTGTCGTAAAATAAACGCCAAACACTGTCGCCGTCATTTTGATAATTTTTTGCCGCATTAATACCGCCTTGAGCAGCAATACTATGCGCGCGACGAGCACTGTCCTGATAACAAAAACATTTAACATGATAGCCAAGCTCACCCAGTGAAGCTGCCGCTGAAGCTCCAGCTAGCCCAGAGCCTACAATGATGATTTCATATTTCCGCTTATTGTTAGGAGCTACTAACTTAACATTGCGTTTATAGCTGCTCCATTTCTCCGACAATGGACCCTCTGGTATTTTTGCATCTAGATTCATAATTAATGTCCCACTCCTATTAAGCTAAACAAAATTTGATGCGTCCCTGTGATCACTGCAATTGGCACAGAACTCATCCCCACAAAAATCACCCAGGCAAATACCGTCCCTCCATGATCAATGATGACCTGGTATCCCCGACCTTTTAAACCGAGTGACTGAAAAAAACTCTGGAACCCATGGCTCAAGTGCCAAGCAACCAAAGCCATGCTAACGATGTAAAAACCAACAACCCAAGGTTTTTGGAAAGCTTTTTCCACCATTGTGTAGACATCATGAACCTGTTGTCCGTGTAAATCCGCATGCAAGTCATTAAAAGATTCACCTTCCAGAGTCGTTGAGATAGCTGGTACATTGCGCGTCGTAAAATGAAGAATATGAAAAATAATAAAAACTGAAATGACGATTCCAGTTAAAGACATAGTTCTTGAAGCTAATGTTGCCGTAAGGGGCTTTTTATCCAAATATTCCTTAGGACGGGCTTTTTTATTCTCAATTGATAGCGAGATAGCCATCCATATATGCAGTATAGCGCAGGTGAGAAGCCCAACTCGAAATAACCATAGCGCTTCCGGGATAAAACGTAAAACATTAGCCGCATAATGATTGATCGTGTCTTGTCCAAAAAAGATAAGTGTGTTACCTATCATATGAATAAAAACAAAACCACAGAGCGCCATTCCGGTAACTCCCATGATCAATTTTTTACCAATTGACGTCGTAAACAGTCTAGTTACTACTGTCATAAAATAAATAAATCTTTATAAAACTTACGTTGTTATTAATCTCTACTTATAATAAAAGGGCTAAAAGCGAGAGTGTCAAAATCTAATGCCCAGTAGGCGCAGGAAATAAATAATACTTATATTATTAACAATTTCTCTAATATTAAATCTAAGGATTTCTCTGGCCTCTCTACAATTTCTGCATGCCATCCTTGATTCCTAGCCGCGCCATCAAAATATTCATCATCACCAATGAGAACGATCTCTTCTGGCTTGAAATGAACTCGCTTTTGTGCCAACTGAAAAATCATGGGATGAGGCTTCTCAACCCCAACTTCGCTAGAAATAATAATTTGCTCGAAATATGGGCTCAGGGCAAGGCCATCCAAAATGGCCCTAAGGCGCCTATCCCAATTGGATAATACGCCGCAAGACATCCCTTTGCTCTTCAAACGCTGTAACGTTTCCTCCACTTCTGGGAAAAGTCTCCACAAATCTGCTCTCTCAAATAGTGTATATACCTCCTCAAAATAGTCATCAAAAGGGAAATCCTGTGGCATCTGCGGATAAACTGACCACGTTCTTCTAACGACCTCTTTCCACCAGCCCTTATCATCCATGACTCTGGCCCCTTCTTGGGGATCACGAGGTTTCATCTGCTTCCAGGTATGGATAAAGGAACGGTGCAGAAATTCACCATCACCTTGCCAACCATAATGGCTCGCAACCTCTGCATAGATGACCCCTACCTTTCTGGCAGTTCTCAATAAAGTGCCCCCAGCATCGAAGAAAATAAATTTTATCACCATCTTGACTTAGCCATCATTGACTATACTTTTCAACTAAAGAAGTTCCCGGATATATTGCTGCCTTGGCTCCATTCAAAATATTTTTACTATATCTTTATAGTCATGAGCATTCAGATTGTTCGTTTTTTTAACCTAAGTCATTGCTTATCAATAGTCTAAATAACTTTTTCCATATTTTTTTGCTAATGCAGTTGATTAGTTTGTCGATAAATTTTCTTTGGGAAGGATAGGAATTATGTATAGCAAACGAAAAAACAAGTACAGTCAGATAAAAGAAGAGAAGCCCACCCTTTTGATTTGCGCTTGGACCAAGAAAATCATGGTGGATGATCGCTGGATGACTCTTGAGGACTTCCTAGAAAACCGTTGCGGCTATCAAGTCTCTCATGGCATTTCAGACCCCAGATTACTTTACCGAGTGATTACTTCTTAGTAAAAGCCTCATAGATGAGAATAATTGCTTCCGACTAAGATCAAGGTCTCGGAGTCCGATATCTCAGGTAGATATGGAAATCTCAGGCATAGGACAAGATGTCTTTAGCGCTTATACTCTGCGCTATGGGAATCAGGGAAATATTCCCAATTCACAAAATTCCGCTTCTGCTCAGATGCCAAGAATCTCTATTTCATCATCAGAACTTCGTCCAGGAGAGCTCAGTCCCGAAGAAAAAAAGCTCGTCGAGAAGCTAAAGCAACGTGACCGGGAAGTTCGAGCACACGAACAAGCTCATGTCAGCGCAGCTGGGGCCTATGCCCGAGGAGGACCCATTTACACCTACCAAACCGGACCAGATGGTAAATCCTACGCTATAGGTGGAGAAGTTCGGATCGACACGTCTCCAGAAAGCACCCCGGAAAAGACACTCGAGAAGGCACGGGTAATCCAAGCTGCCGCCACAGCACCAGCGGAACCCTCCCCACAAGACAGCGCCGTAGCAGCTCAAGCAGCTCAGATGGAGGCACAAGCTGCCACTGAAATACGGGAGAAAAAGCGTGAGGAAAAAGAAGAAAATGAATCAGGATCCTCATCTAATAACCGCTCTAACTCTCTACCTAGCCTAAGTGAAACTCTGCAGAAACTTTATGATCAAAGTTTTGATCCGAAAGAGAACCAACCTTCTTTTAGCTTATTAGCGTAGAGCCCATTACCGCTTCATCATTCTCGTTTGAAATTTGGCCAATAGATCCTAAATTTCACTTGTCATTAAACCAGGCTCGGCTAAGTAATTTGATGTGCCGATTATTGAGATATGCTTGGGCATCTCCATAGGTAGCTTACTCTACCTCCTAGTTCGTTGCGTCATTTCGGGCTTCTACACACTCGAACAAAATGAACGGGCTGTTATCACTACCTTTGGCAGAGCAGAAAGAGTTCTCGGCAAGACGACGCTTGATGATCCTGTTTGCGAACACCTACCCCAAAGTGATCGCGAGCGCTACTGCTACCCCCAAGTCCGCGTCGTTGGTCCGGGGGCTCATTTCAAACTGCCCTGGCAAAAAGTTCACAAAGTTTCCATAGCCATTGAAACAGCCAACCTGGCCTATGATCCCATTACACCGCAAGCAAACAGTGGGGGCACTATTCTGGAAGCTGTCACCAAGGATCAGCTAAATATTGGCATCTCAGGCCAACTGCGCTATGCCATCTCCGAGCGAAATCTTTATGCGTATCTGTTTGGAGTAAAGAATCCAGTCGCACACATTCTAGGTTATTTTGTATCTATCCTGCGTGAACGTATAGCCAACTTTGAGGCCCCTGCCAAAGACTCACTCCCCCTTGCAGAAGACCAGCCTGCACCGGAAGGCATTGACCTGGAAGGCATCTCCATTAATGATCTACGCAAGAACCTTAACCTACTTAACGAGCAAATGGATCAAGAATGTCTCTCATCGGCAGCGCGCTATGGTATTATCCTAGACGCATCTTTGATCACAGGAATTGACCCACCCTCAGAAATCGACTCCGCACTTGCCGCCATCAATACCGCTAATAACGAAGTATCCTCTGACATTAGCGTTGCCAACGCTTTTGCAGACCAACGAATTGTCGAATCCAAAAAAGCAGTGGAAATCCAAACGATGCGTGCCGAGGCGGAAGTGCAACCCTTACGCTGGCT from Verrucomicrobiota bacterium harbors:
- a CDS encoding fumarate reductase/succinate dehydrogenase flavoprotein subunit — encoded protein: MNLDAKIPEGPLSEKWSSYKRNVKLVAPNNKRKYEIIIVGSGLAGASAAASLGELGYHVKCFCYQDSARRAHSIAAQGGINAAKNYQNDGDSVWRLFYDTIKGGDFRAREANVHRLAEVSTNIIDQCAAQGVPFAREYGGTLANRSFGGAQVSRTFYARGQTGQQLLLGAYQALSRQIGLGSVKMYERTEMLDVVLVDGKAKGIVVRNMVTGEISTHVANAVVLCTGGYGNCWYLSTNAIGCNVTAAWRAHKRGALFANPCYAQIHPTCIPVSGDYQSKLTLMSESLRNDGRVWVPKKAEDAKKDPRDIAEEDRDYYLERKYPSYGNLAPRDISSRSAQEVCDEGRGVGKTGLGVYLDFGDAINRLGRHTIEERYGNLFDMYKEITGELAYEKPMRIFPAIHYTMGGLWVDYELMTTVPGLYAAGEANFSDHGANRLGASALMQGLADGYFVLPYTIGRFLAEEGAARPSGDEDEFKEAAQSVRDYNQKILNIKGKQTVRDIHRRLGQIMWNKCGMSRNKSGLKEAVQEIPQLREEFWSDVHVPGTGEELNQQLEKAGRVADFLELGELICRDALDREESCGGHFRSEHQTEEGEALRHDDQFAYVSAWEYGNGRGPKLHKEDLKYEEVKMVTRSYK
- a CDS encoding succinate dehydrogenase cytochrome b subunit, which produces MTVVTRLFTTSIGKKLIMGVTGMALCGFVFIHMIGNTLIFFGQDTINHYAANVLRFIPEALWLFRVGLLTCAILHIWMAISLSIENKKARPKEYLDKKPLTATLASRTMSLTGIVISVFIIFHILHFTTRNVPAISTTLEGESFNDLHADLHGQQVHDVYTMVEKAFQKPWVVGFYIVSMALVAWHLSHGFQSFFQSLGLKGRGYQVIIDHGGTVFAWVIFVGMSSVPIAVITGTHQILFSLIGVGH
- a CDS encoding HAD-IA family hydrolase translates to MVIKFIFFDAGGTLLRTARKVGVIYAEVASHYGWQGDGEFLHRSFIHTWKQMKPRDPQEGARVMDDKGWWKEVVRRTWSVYPQMPQDFPFDDYFEEVYTLFERADLWRLFPEVEETLQRLKSKGMSCGVLSNWDRRLRAILDGLALSPYFEQIIISSEVGVEKPHPMIFQLAQKRVHFKPEEIVLIGDDEYFDGAARNQGWHAEIVERPEKSLDLILEKLLII
- a CDS encoding putative metalloprotease CJM1_0395 family protein is translated as MEISGIGQDVFSAYTLRYGNQGNIPNSQNSASAQMPRISISSSELRPGELSPEEKKLVEKLKQRDREVRAHEQAHVSAAGAYARGGPIYTYQTGPDGKSYAIGGEVRIDTSPESTPEKTLEKARVIQAAATAPAEPSPQDSAVAAQAAQMEAQAATEIREKKREEKEENESGSSSNNRSNSLPSLSETLQKLYDQSFDPKENQPSFSLLA
- a CDS encoding SPFH domain-containing protein produces the protein MEICLGISIGSLLYLLVRCVISGFYTLEQNERAVITTFGRAERVLGKTTLDDPVCEHLPQSDRERYCYPQVRVVGPGAHFKLPWQKVHKVSIAIETANLAYDPITPQANSGGTILEAVTKDQLNIGISGQLRYAISERNLYAYLFGVKNPVAHILGYFVSILRERIANFEAPAKDSLPLAEDQPAPEGIDLEGISINDLRKNLNLLNEQMDQECLSSAARYGIILDASLITGIDPPSEIDSALAAINTANNEVSSDISVANAFADQRIVESKKAVEIQTMRAEAEVQPLRWLAEQLKQLKDSGKDAIPAYLRNVRLDLYQRARRIILDMKE